ATGCGCAGCCGAGCAGCACGGTGATCGCCAGCCACAGTTTCAGTGCGCCACGATGGCCTTTTTTCAACGCGTGGTGGGCGATCGTCAGCGTGATGCTGGAACTGACCAGCAGCACGGTATTGAGCAGTGGCAGGCCCCAGGGGCTGATGACTTCCTTGGGCGGCGGAAACAGTTTGGAGTCCGGGTTGTTCAGCAGCGGCCAGGTGAACTCGAAACCCGGCCAGAGCATATGGGCCAGGCCTTTGCTGCCCTCGCCACCCAGGGCGGGCCCGGACACATGGCGAATATAGAAAAGCGCTCCGAAGAAGGCGATGAAGAACATGACTTCGGAGAAAATGAACCAGCTCATGCCCCAGCGAAATGAGCGATCCATCTGCGCGCTATACAGGCCCGCGCGACTTTCCTTCACCACCGTACCGAACCAGCCGAACAGCATGTAGGCGAGCAGCAGGCCACCGACGAAAAAGATCAGTGGGCCGTGGGATTCCGGCCGGGCGGCCTTCAGGTCGTTGAACCAGGTCGCCAGGCCGTACACGGTGACGAACATGCCGACCGTGGCAATGATCGGCCACTTGCTCTGGGCCGGTACGTAATAGTGCTCATGAGTTGCCATTTATTGTTCTCCTTATCGGGCACGCTCAACCGCCAGTGTTTACGGCTACCGGTGGATGTCGGGCGGTGATATCGAACAGCGTGTAGGACAGCGTCAGGTGCTTCACATCCTTGGGCATGTCACGGTCAACGATGAAACGTACCGGCATCTCGATCCGTTGACCGGGCTGCAGCACTTGCTGGGTAAAGCAGAAACATTCGGTCTTGTGGAAATACGCCGCCGCGGCGCTCGGCGCGATGCTGGGCACGGCCTGGGCACTCATCGGGTGGTCGGTGGGGTTGTGCGCGATGAAGATCATCTCGTTCACCGCCCCGGGGTTGGTCGTCAGCTCATCCTGTTTGGGGTAGAAATCCCAGGACATGTCAGCGGAATTGGTCGACAGGAACTGCACGCGTACCTGCCGCGAAGCATCGACGATCTGCTCCCCTTCGTACTGCCCGGCGGTTTTGCCGTTGATACCGAAGACCTTGCACATCACGTCGTAGATCGGCACCAGGGCAAACCCGAAGACAAACATCGCCACCACCACCAGCAGCAGGCGGGTGACCAGTTTTTTCAGCGAAATCGAGTCAGCCATGATCAGAAATCCCTGTAGGAGCGGGCTTGCCCGCGATGGCGGCGTATCTGGCACACCGCGTCAGCTTCATCGCAGGCAAGCCAGCTCCCACAGAGGTTAATGTCAGGCAGTCAATGTTCATTTCACTTCCGGCGGCGTGGTGAAGGTGTGATACGGCGCCGGCGACGGGATGTTCCACTCCAGGCCTTCGGCCCCATCCCACGGTTTGGCCGGTGCTGGCGGGCCGCCGCGAATGGTCTTGATCACGATGAACAGGAAGAAGATCTGCGTGGTGCCGAACATGAACGCACCGATCGACGACACCATGTTGAAGTCGGCGAATTGCAGGTTGTAATCCGGGATCCGCCGCGGCATGCCCGCAAGGCCGACGAAGTGCATCGGGAAGAACGCCATGTTCATGCCGATGAACGAGAGCCAGAAATGCAGCTTGCCCAGGGTTTCGTCGTACATGTGCCCGGTCCACTTCGGCATCCAGTAGTAGGCCGACGCGAAGATCCCGAAGATCGCCCCCGGCACCAGCACATAGTGGAAGTGCGCGACCACGAAGTAGGTGTCCTGGTACTGGAAGTCGGCGGGGGCGATGGCCAGCATCAGCCCGGAAAAGCCGCCGATGGAGAACAGGATCACGAACGCCACCGCGAACAGCATCGGTGTCTCGAAGGTCAGCGAACCCTGCCACATGGTGCTGGCCCAGTTGAACACCTTCACGCCGGTCGGTACGGCAATCAGCAACGTGGCGTACATGAAGAACAACTCGCCCACCAGCGGAATGCCGACCACGAACATGTGGTGCGCCCAGACGATGAACGACAGGAAGGCGATGCTCGCCGTCGCGTAGACCATCGAGGTGTAGCCGAACAGCGGCTTGCGCGAGAAGGTCGGAATGATCGAGCTGACGGCGCCGAACGCCGGCAGGATCATGATGTACACCTCGGGGTGACCGAAGAACCAGAACACATGCTGGAACAGAACGGGGTCACCGCCACCGGCGGCACTGAAGAAACTGGTGCCGAAGTGGATGTCCATCAGCATCATCGTCACGCACCCGGCCAGCACCGGCATCACCGCGATCAGCAGGAACGCGGTGATCAGCCAGGTCCAGACGAACAGCGGCATTTTCATCAGCGTCATGCCGGGGGCGCGCAGGTTGAGGATGGTGGCGATCACGTTGATCGCACCCATGATCGAACTGATCCCCATCAGGTGGATGGCGAAGATGAAGAACGTCACGCTTTCCGGCGCGTAGGTCGTCGACAACGGTGCGTAGAAGGTCCAGCCGAAATTCGGCCCGCCCCCCGGCATGAACAGCGTCGACACCAGCAACAGGAATGCCGCCGGCAACAGCCAGAAACTGAAGTTGTTCATCCGTGGCAGGGCCATGTCCGGTGCGCCGATCATCAGCGGCACCATCCAGTTGGCCAGGCCGACGAAGGCCGGCATCACCGCACCGAAGACCATCACCAGGCCATGCATGGTGGTCATCTGGTTGAAGAATTCCGGCTGGACGATTTGCAGCCCCGGCTGGAACAGTTCGGCGCGAATCACCATCGCGAACGAACCGCCGAGCAGGAACATGGAAAACGCGAACCACAGGTACAGGGTGCCAATGTCCTTGTGGTTGGTGGTCAGCACCCAGCGCATCAGGCCTTTGGCGGGGCCGTGGGCGTGGTCGGCATGACCATGGTCATCGATGACGGCGCTCATGGCTTGTCTCCTGCGAACAGTTGGGCTGGGCAGGTCAGGGCGCGTTGCCCCGACCGGTTACCTGGATGTGCAATAGACCGGGTCATTTGCTTTCCGCCTGTTTCAGCTCCAGCACTTCCTTGGGAGTGACCATGTCGCCCTTGTTGTTGCCCCAGGCGTTACGTTCGTAGGTCACCACCGCCGCGATATCGACTTCCGAGAGCTGCTTGCCGAACGCCGCCATTGCGGTGCCGGGCTTGCCGTGGAAGACGATGCTCAGATGGGCATCTTTCGGTCCGGTCGCGATTTTCGAGCCTTTGAGTGCCGGGAACATCGGCGGCAGGCCCTGGCCTTCGGCCTGGTGACAGGCCACGCAAGTGGTGTGGTAGACCTTGTCGCCGCGCTCCTTGAGTTCGTCGAGGGTCCATTCCTTGGTGGTCAGCTCCTTGAGCTGCGCCGCTTCGGCCTTGCGTTCGCCCAGCCACTTGTCGTAATCGGCCTTTTCCTTGACCTCGACCACGATCGGCATGAAGCCATGGTCCTTGCCGCACAACTCGGCGCACTGGCCACGGTAAATGCCCGGCTTGTCGATGCGGGTCCAGGCTTCGTTGACGAAACCGGGGATCGCGTCGCGCTTGACCGCGAAGGCCGGCACCCACCAGGAGTGGATGACGTCGGCGGAGGTAACGAGGAAGCGCACCTTGGCGCCAATCGGCAGCACCAGCGGCTTGTCGACCTCCAGCAGGTAGTGTTCGCCCTTGGCTTCCTTGTTGTGGATCTGCTCGGCGGGCGTGGCCAGGTTGCTGAAGAACTCGACGTCCTGGCCCAGGTATTTGTAGTGCCACTTCCACTGATAGCCGGTGATCTGGATGTCGATATCCGGCTCACTGGCGTCGTACATCTTGATCAGGGTGGCCGTCGCGGGAACCGCCATCGCCACCAGGATCAGGAACGGCACGATGGTCCAGAGGATTTCGACGGTGGTACTTTCATGGAATTTTGCGGCCACCTGCCCGGTCGAGCGGCGGTGGAGGATCATCGACCAGAACATGGCGCCGAAGACGATGATGCCGATCACTACACAAATCCAGAAAATGGTCATGTGCAGGTCAAACACAGCGTGACTGATTTCAGTCGCTCCAGGCGCCATATTCACAGTCCAGGCGGCGTGTGCCGGACTGAAAATCGACCACAACAGGAGGCCCATCCAGACTTGTGGATGTCGCATCATTGCGGGTTCCCCTTATCGTTCTTGTTATCCCGCCGGCTTTCACCTGCGGCAAGGGAGCGGCTGCATCAGACTACGAACTTGAATCGCCGGGCCTTGCTGCGTGGGCAGTCGGGCGTCATCAGCTAACTCCATTCAAATCCGAGTATAGACAGCGAGTGCGACCTCGCAATGTGGGGGCGTAAATCATCTGAAACAGCTGGGACTTGCGTTCAAGGTCCCGGATGGAGAAGGATGCAGACGAGTGGTGGCAAATGGTTATAACTATGCCGTCTCAAGGGTGAAACAATTATGACAAATGCGTCTTAAGCGTTTTCGTGAGCCAGCTAAGTTATGTCTTCCCTATTTCATTGCCTTTGTTTCCTGGAGTTTTCATGAACACCGCCGCATTGCGCGAGCAGATCCAAAAAGCCCAACAACACGAAGCCGATACCGGCCTGCTGACCCGTCAGCTGGAAAGCAAACTGCCTCAACTGCATCCCTCGATCCAATTGCCGGAGGCGGATGCCCAGGGCGTGCTGACCCGTTTTGTCGCCGCCTACATTGATGAGGTGCCTGATCTGCTGGATGCAGCCAATGAAGTCGCCAGGGAAGCGGGCATCGAGTCGCAGATCAAACCGGTGCTGAAAATCGCCGAACAGTACTTCCTCCAGCCGCCGGGCATCATGGCGGGCCACGTCGGGCTCGACAGCCTGCTGGACGAGGCCTACCTGGCGCATCGGTTCGTCGAAGAGGTCAACGACCTGTACATCAAGCATTTTGGCCAGCCACTGATCCCCCTGGACATGACTGTCGCCAACCTCATCGCCCACCAATTGATCGGTGAGGCATTTGCCAACCAGCTGGATGAAGTGGTGCACCACGCGGTGGACAACATGCTCGACGACGAAAGCTTCGCGCTGGAGTCGGTGGAAGCCTACCGTGAAAAACTCAGCAGCCCGGACACCGGCGCCGCCTGGAAGCGCTGGCCGTGCATGTCGCGCCGTTTGGGTGTGGGGCTTGAGCTGGATCAGACTGCCGTCTGATCAAACGCACAAAACTGTGGGAGCGAGCCTGCTCGCGATAGCGTCATATCAATCGACATCAATGTTGAATGATCAATCGCCATCGCGAGCAGGCTCGCTCCCACAGAGACCACAGGGTGTCGTTATCCCGCCGAACCGACGCCGACCGTAGTCCGCACACGCCCCTCCAACCTGCGTTTCAACCCCCGCGACTCAATCAACAACCTCGACCCCTTGGCCGCATTGGCCCGTCCCCATTCTTCCAGCAACTCCAGGCACGAGTGATCGATGTAGCTCAGGTTGTTGAGCGGCACATGCACCCGCGCACCCGCCGGGATGGTGCCCAGCACCTGCGTCAACGCCGGCACCTTGAGAAAGGTCGCCGCACCCACCAGGCGCAACTCCATTTCACCGTCGCCGGGCAAGTCGATCAGGCTGATCTTCAAGCGCGAAGCCCTCAGTGCCAGTTTCACCAGGGTCAGGCCGAAGCCGATCAACACGCCGGTCAACAAGTCGGTGAAGATGATCGCCAGCGCCGTGGCGGCGTAGGTGAACATCGGCATCCGCCCATAACGGCCCAGGCCGCGGAACACCTTGAGGTCCACCAGCTTGAAGCCGGTGTAGACCAGCACCCCCGCCAGGCTCGCCACCGGGATGCTTTGCAGCAGGCTCGACAGCAGCAACACGAACGCCAGCAGCCACAGGCCGTGGAATATCGTCGAAAACCGGGTGGAGGCACCGGCCTGAACGTTGGCCGAACTGCGTACGATCACCCCGGTCATGGGCAATGCGCCCACCAGGCCGCAGAGCATGTTGCCGACACCCTGGGCCGACAGTTCCCGGTCGAAATCCGAGCGCTGGCCGCTGTGCATGCGGTCCACTGCGGCGGCGGACAGCAAGGTTTCGGCACTGGCAATGAAGGCGACGGCGAGGGCCGCGACCAGCAGGGTCGGGTCGGCGAGGTTGAGCAGGTCCGCAGGCTTCAGCCAGTCGATGGCCTCTGCGAGATTGGCCGGGACTTCCACCCGCTTGACCTGCAAGGCGAGGATCAGGCTGGCAGCAGTGGCCAACCCGACACCCAGCAAGGCACCGGGAATGAAACGCAGGGTGTGAGGACGAAATTTCTCCCACAGCCACATCACGGCAATCGTCGACAACCCGAGCAGACCGGCCTGCCAGCCCATGGACGGCAGCGCCTGAACGACGGCCCCCGGAAAGGCTGCGAGGTTATCCAGCCCGGACGCTTGCGGCGCGGCATCGAGCATCACGTGCACCTGCGACAGCACGATCAGCACGCCAATCCCGGCGAGCATGCCGTACACCACGGCTGGCGCCGTCACCCGGAACCAGCAGCCCAGCTTGAGGCGCCCGGCCACCAGTTGCAGAAAGCCAGCCAGCAACAGAATCGGCCCGAGCATGGCGATACCGTGCTGGCGCACCAGTTCGAACACCAGCACCGCCAAACCGGCGGCGGGGCCACTGACTTGCAAGGGTGAACCGGCGAGCCAACCCACCACCAGCCCGCCGATGATGCCGGTGATCAGGCCCTTGGCCGGAGGTAGCCCGGAGGCGATGGCGATGCCCATGCACAGGGGCAGGGCGACCAGGAACACAACCACCGAAGCCAACAGCTCCCGTGGCAGAACAGCTTTGAGTTGCGCTGCACGCATGGTGATTCTCCCCGAAGTTTTCTTCAGGCGTGGCAAGGCCAGACCGCTGAAACAGCGGCCGGCGTCAAACCACACGGATTTTTAGGAGGCGTTAGAAGCGCGCTTTGGGCGTCGCCACCGGAATCGGTCGGCTACCATCGAGCGGCAGGAAGTCACCCTGTTCCGCGTCGTAGGCTTTGATCTTGCTGGTTTCGATGTCGTAGACCCAGCCATGGATGAACAGTTGACCGTTCGCCATGCGCGAGGCTACCGAGGGATGGGTACGCAAGTGCTGCAGTTGGGCGATGACGTTTTCCTCGGTGAGGACATGCATCGTCTCTTTTTCGTCGGTGCAGTTGCAGTTGTCGTGCACCATGGTCTTGGCCACTTCGGCATGTTGCAGCCAGGCTTTTACCGTGGGCATCTTTTCCAGGCTGGCGGGGTTGAGTACCGCGCGCATGGCACCGCAATCGGAGTGGCCGCAAATGATGATGTGCTGCACGCCCAGCGCCAGTACCGCGTATTCGATGGCCGTGGAAACACCACCATTCATCTGCCCGTAGGGCGGCACGACGTTGCCGACGTTACGCGTGACGAACAGGTCGCCCGGCGAGCTGTGGGTGATGAGCTCGGGCACGATGCGCGAGTCGGCGCAGGTGATGAACATCGCCCGCGGTGATTGCGCCGTGGCGAGTTTCTTGAACAGTTCTTCCTGCTGCGGAAAAACCTCGTGATGAAAATGCAAAAAGCCGTCAACGATATGTTGCAGCGCTGCATCGGCGGTTTCCGCCTCAGGAGGGGCCGAAGCCGATGCAGCCAGAGGCTGTTTATCCTTGTCACTCATGAAGTCTTCCTCATTGGCGGAGTCAGGGAATTTTCCCGTTTTGTCCGGTGTGAAGCCAGTGGCTGTTTAAAAAACGTCCAGGCGAGAAATCTCGACCCGTCAGTCACTCGATGAACAAGGTAGCCGCCGAAACTTAACTCAAACTGAATCAAGGGCTCTAGAACGTGCGTTCCAGATCACGGTAAAGGTGACCGGGCTGAAATTTTCGCGCGTTCCCACTCATAAACCATAGGCCAATTGTCCTCAAATCAGCGACATCTGGCGACCCGGCGGACAAAAGGCCGTGCAGTCCAGATTGAACCCCTCCCGCCGGTTCAGCCCCAGTCGCTTGATGGTCTTGGCAAAACGTTGTGCCAGCAGGTCGGCAAACGGCCCTTCGCCACGCATCCGGCTGCCGAACCGACTGTCGTAGAGCTCACCGCCCCGGCTCTGGCGGATCAGGCTCAACACATGGGTGGCTCGCTGGGGATAGTGGGCTGCCAGCCATTCCTCGAACAACGGTGCCACTTCCAGCGGCAGGCGCAACATCATGTACGCCGCGCTTTGCGCTCCCGCCGCGTGGGCTTCGGTCAGCAGGCTTTCCAGTTCACAGTCGTTGATCATTGGGATCATCGGCGAACACAGCACGCCCACGGGGATGCCGGCCTCGCGCATCACGCGGATCGCCCGCAGCCGCGCCTTGGGAGCGGCGGCACGGGGTTCAAGGATGCGTTTGAGTTCATCGTCCAGGGTGGTGAGGCTGATCATCACCGCCACCAGGCGTTGCTCGGCGAGTTCGGCCAGCAGATCCAGGTCCCGCAGGATCAACGAGCCCTTGGTGATGATCGTCACCGGGTGACGGTAACGCAGCAGCACTTCGAGGGTCTTGCGGGTGATCCGGTGTTCGCGTTCGATCGGCTGATAGGGGTCGGTGTTGGAGCCCAGATTGATCGGTGCGCATTGATAACCGCGTTTGCTCAGTTGCTCCTCGAGCACGTCGGCGGCGTTGCTCTTGGCGATCAGTCGCGTTTCGAAATCCAGCCCTGGCGACAGGTCCCAATAGGCATGGCTGGGCCGCGCGTAGCAATAGATGCAACCGTGTTCGCAGCCTCGGTAGGGATTGATCGAGCGGTCAAAGGGCAGGTCAGGGGAATTGTTGCGGGTGATGATGGTTTTTGCCGTCTCGATTCGCACTTCGGTGCCCTGGGTCAGCGGGGCTTCCTGATACCAGCCGTCGTCCTGCGCCACCGAACGGTTCGGCGCAAAGCGGTTATGCGGGCTGGTGGCGGTGCCGCGACCGCGGGGAGGTAGAGGCGTGTTCATCGGGTAACACTCTTATCTGTATATGCATACAGTATCGGAGGCTTCGTGAATCGGCCAGTGCCGTTCGGCGTTCCGGTCGATATCCGAGCGTCAAGCGACCTCGTTAGTTGTCAGCGTTGCAACTGCGGGAAACATAAAGCGAGTAGCTGGAAAGTTAGGTTGATCAGTAGTATCCAACTTGCACGAAGTTCCGTGTTCTTACTAATCAAATGGAATTTGAAAATGTCTTTCTTTAATCAGCGTGGCATCTTTTTACAACTATTAGCGCCCAGCGCAACGAATCCTCTGGAAGCACAAGTTTCCATGCAGTTTGCTCGCAAGGAGTCCATTTGGAACCCTGATACTGAAGAGGTCAGGGAGACGCTCGAAGATAACGTTTACGTGACGGCGATCTCCGACGATGGCGGCCGTTCCTTCAATATCAAGACCCTCAAGAGTGATGTCGACGGTGACGGCGACATTGATAATGACGACAAGCAAAAGCTGCTGGCCCTGGCGGCGGCTTATTCGGCCATCGTCAACCCTTGATGGTGTTATTGAGCGGGCCTGTATGAAGTTTATACAGGCTCGCTTTCAAGTAAGCGCGACAGCGTTTTACTGTTCACGATCTTTTGACAGGACGCTAACAGTCCTTTGACTGCCCGCGACTCAATATGGCGTCGTCATCCCTCTACGGTCGCCCAGTATGTCTTCACGTTTCATTCCCGCGATGTGCCTGTCGCTGGTTGCCTTGTTCAACCTGACGTCTGCCTTCGCTGACGACACGGACGTGTCCCACCCCTCGGAGTGGGCGCAGCCTGTCGAGGTTCGCTACAACCTTTTCCAGATGTCCCCGACCCTCTACCGCAGCGCATTGCCAGACGGTGCAGCGGTCCCGTTACTGGAAAAGCTCGGCATTGCCACGGTGATCACCTTCTTGCCGGAGTCCGACTCGAATTGGCTGGCAAAGCCCGGCATCGAGCGCGTGCAGTTGCCTTACCGGACCAATCATGTGGACGATGCCGACGTCATCAAGGCTTTGCGCGCCATCCAGACCGCCGAGACCAAGGGGCCGGCGCTGATGCACTGCAAGCATGGTTCGGACCGTACCGGCCTGATGGCTGCCATGTATCGAGTGGTCGTGCAGGGTTGGAGCAAGGAAGATGCCCTGAGCGAAATGACCCAGGGCGGCTTTGGCGACAACAAGCACTTCAAGGACAGCATTCGCTACATGATGCAGGCCGATGTCGACAAGTTACGCACGGCACTGGCCAATGGCGATTGCAGCACCAGCCCGTTCGCCGCGTGTTCGATGAAGAACTGGTTCAAGTCTGCCCACGTCGAGTGAACAGCGCCTCCCACGGCCTTGCGCCGTGGGAGGTGATGACGACACTCAGTGCTGTTCGTCAGGCTTTTTCTTGAGCTTGGGATTGGGGAAAAACTGCACCGCCTGAACCTTGGCGTCCGGCGCCTTCAGGGCCGTCACGTTGACCCGCGTCCCCAATTCCTTGGGCACCGAAAGCCCTTGTTCATTGAGGGTATCGGCGTAACCGCAGGCCACGCATTCGCGATGCGGCGTGTCGTCCTCGCTCCACATCACCAGTTTGTCCGGCTCGCTGCACGCCGGGCAGACCGCCCCGGCGATGAAGCGTTTTTTCGTCTTCACAGGCACCTCACTCATGCTGCTGCGTCCTCACTCAGGCCGCTGTGGCGCAAGAGTGCGTCAATCGACGGGGCACGGCCACGGAAGTCGACGAACAGCACCATCGGCTCCTGCGAACCGCCGCGCGCCAGGATCGCCTCACGGAATGCGCGACCGGTGTCGGCGTTGAGCACGCCTTCTTCTTCGAACTTGGAGAAGGCGTCGGCCGACAGCACTTCGGCCCACTTGTAGCTGTAGTAACCGGCCGCGTAACCGCCAGCGAAGATGTGCGCGAAGCTGTTGGGGAAGCGGTTGTAAGCCGGCGGACGCATCACCGAGACCTCGTCGCGCACGCCTTCGAGCACTTGCAGCACGCTGCGGCCATCGCCGTGGGTGGCGTGCAGCTCGAAGTCGAACAGCGAGAACTCGATCTGGCGCACCATCATCAGGCCGGACTGGAAGTTCTTCGCCGCGAGCATCTTGCCCAGCAGGTCCTGTGGCAGCGGTTCGCCGGTTTCATAGTGACCGGAGATCAGCGCCAGGCCTTCGGGCTCCCAGCACCAGTTTTCCATGAACTGGCTCGGCAGCTCGACCGCATCCCATGCCACGCCATTTATGCCGGACACGCCCGCGTGTTCGACGCGGGTCAGCAGGTGGTGCAGGCCGTGGCCGAATTCGTGGAACAGGGTGGTGACTTCATCGTGGGTCAGCAGCGCAGGCTTGCCGCTGTCGGCCGGGGTGAAGTTGCACACCAGGTTAGCCACCGGGCTCTGCAGCACGCCGCCAGCAGTGCGGCGACGGTCGCGGGCGCCGTCCATCCAGGCACCGCCGCGCTTGTTGGCGCGGGCGTACAGGTCGAAGAAGAAGCGGCCGACGTGCTGGCCGTTTTCCTTGATTTCAAACAGGCGCACATCCGGGTGCCAGGTGTCGAAGCCGGTCTGCTCGGTGATTTCGATGCCGTACAGGCGTTGCACGATGGCGAACAGGCCGCCCAGCACCTTGTCGATCGGGAAGTAGGCGCGCAGGGCTTCCTGGGCCACGCTGTAACGCTGCTCACGCAGTTTTTCACCGTAGAAACCGCTGTCCCAGCTTTGCAAGTCCGGGCAGCCCTGTTCGGCGGCGTAGGCCTTGAGCTGTTGCAGGTCCTGAGCAGCGAACGGTTTGCTGCGCTTGGCCAGGTCGCGCAGGAAGCTGAGCACCTGGTCACTGGATTCGGCCATCTTGGTCGCCAGGCTCAGTTCGGAGAAGCTGGCGAAACCCAGCAGCCTGGCCAGTTCCTGGCGCAGGTCGAGGATCTCTTCCATGACCGGGCCGTTGTCGTTCTGGCCGGCATTCGGACCCTGGTCCGACGCACGGGTGCAGTAGGCGGCGTAGACTTCTTCACGCAGGGCACGGTCCTGGGCGTAGGTCATCACCGCGTAGTAGCTGGGGAATTCCAGTGTGATCAAAAAGCCTTCCAGGCCCTTGGCCTGGGCCGCGGCAGCCATTTGTGCCTTGGCCGAATCGGTGAGGCCGGCCAGGGCGGCTTCGTCGGTGACGTGCTTGGTCCAGGCCTGGGTAGCGTCGAGCAACTGGTTGGAGAAGCGGCTGCCCAGCTCGGAAAGCTTGCTCTGCACTTCGGCATAACGCTTCTGCTCGGCTTCCGGCAGGTCGATACCCGACAGGCGGAAGTCACGCAGCGAGTGCTCCAGGATGGTTTTTTGCGCAACGTCGAAACCGGCGGCTTCGGGGCTGTTGGCCAGGGCTTCGAAGGCCTGGAACAGCTCGCGGTTCTGGCCCATTTCCGTGGAGTAGGCGCTCAATGCCGGCAGGCAGGACTCGTAGGCTTCGCGCAGTTCGGCGCTGTTGCACACCGCGTTCAGGTGGCTCACCGGGCTCCAGGCGGCGCCCAGGCGATCGTTGAGTTCGTCCATCGCCAGCACCAGGCCAGCCCAGGTCGGTTGTTTGCCCTGGGTTTTGAGAATCTCGATAATTGCGGCGCGGTTGTCAGCCAGGATCTGTTCAATGGCCGGTTGCACGTGTTCGGCACGGATCGCGGAGAACGGCGGCAGGTCGTAGGACTGCAAAAGAGGGTTGTTCACGCTCACAGTTGACACCTTGGCTGGAAGAAACATGCAGCCATCTTAATTACAATCGACGCTCACCGCAGCTATCAGCGACAGAGAGAAACACTATCGTGAACCTTCGCAAGTAC
This DNA window, taken from Pseudomonas sp. MYb118, encodes the following:
- a CDS encoding cytochrome c oxidase subunit 3, giving the protein MATHEHYYVPAQSKWPIIATVGMFVTVYGLATWFNDLKAARPESHGPLIFFVGGLLLAYMLFGWFGTVVKESRAGLYSAQMDRSFRWGMSWFIFSEVMFFIAFFGALFYIRHVSGPALGGEGSKGLAHMLWPGFEFTWPLLNNPDSKLFPPPKEVISPWGLPLLNTVLLVSSSITLTIAHHALKKGHRGALKLWLAITVLLGCAFLGFQAEEYLHAYNELGLTLGSGIYGATFFMLTGFHGAHVTIGTIILFVMLMRILRGHFDNEHQFGFEAASWYWHFVDVVWIGLFVFVYVL
- a CDS encoding cytochrome c oxidase assembly protein codes for the protein MADSISLKKLVTRLLLVVVAMFVFGFALVPIYDVMCKVFGINGKTAGQYEGEQIVDASRQVRVQFLSTNSADMSWDFYPKQDELTTNPGAVNEMIFIAHNPTDHPMSAQAVPSIAPSAAAAYFHKTECFCFTQQVLQPGQRIEMPVRFIVDRDMPKDVKHLTLSYTLFDITARHPPVAVNTGG
- the ctaD gene encoding cytochrome c oxidase subunit I, which gives rise to MSAVIDDHGHADHAHGPAKGLMRWVLTTNHKDIGTLYLWFAFSMFLLGGSFAMVIRAELFQPGLQIVQPEFFNQMTTMHGLVMVFGAVMPAFVGLANWMVPLMIGAPDMALPRMNNFSFWLLPAAFLLLVSTLFMPGGGPNFGWTFYAPLSTTYAPESVTFFIFAIHLMGISSIMGAINVIATILNLRAPGMTLMKMPLFVWTWLITAFLLIAVMPVLAGCVTMMLMDIHFGTSFFSAAGGGDPVLFQHVFWFFGHPEVYIMILPAFGAVSSIIPTFSRKPLFGYTSMVYATASIAFLSFIVWAHHMFVVGIPLVGELFFMYATLLIAVPTGVKVFNWASTMWQGSLTFETPMLFAVAFVILFSIGGFSGLMLAIAPADFQYQDTYFVVAHFHYVLVPGAIFGIFASAYYWMPKWTGHMYDETLGKLHFWLSFIGMNMAFFPMHFVGLAGMPRRIPDYNLQFADFNMVSSIGAFMFGTTQIFFLFIVIKTIRGGPPAPAKPWDGAEGLEWNIPSPAPYHTFTTPPEVK
- the coxB gene encoding cytochrome c oxidase subunit II; this translates as MMRHPQVWMGLLLWSIFSPAHAAWTVNMAPGATEISHAVFDLHMTIFWICVVIGIIVFGAMFWSMILHRRSTGQVAAKFHESTTVEILWTIVPFLILVAMAVPATATLIKMYDASEPDIDIQITGYQWKWHYKYLGQDVEFFSNLATPAEQIHNKEAKGEHYLLEVDKPLVLPIGAKVRFLVTSADVIHSWWVPAFAVKRDAIPGFVNEAWTRIDKPGIYRGQCAELCGKDHGFMPIVVEVKEKADYDKWLGERKAEAAQLKELTTKEWTLDELKERGDKVYHTTCVACHQAEGQGLPPMFPALKGSKIATGPKDAHLSIVFHGKPGTAMAAFGKQLSEVDIAAVVTYERNAWGNNKGDMVTPKEVLELKQAESK
- a CDS encoding SulP family inorganic anion transporter: MRAAQLKAVLPRELLASVVVFLVALPLCMGIAIASGLPPAKGLITGIIGGLVVGWLAGSPLQVSGPAAGLAVLVFELVRQHGIAMLGPILLLAGFLQLVAGRLKLGCWFRVTAPAVVYGMLAGIGVLIVLSQVHVMLDAAPQASGLDNLAAFPGAVVQALPSMGWQAGLLGLSTIAVMWLWEKFRPHTLRFIPGALLGVGLATAASLILALQVKRVEVPANLAEAIDWLKPADLLNLADPTLLVAALAVAFIASAETLLSAAAVDRMHSGQRSDFDRELSAQGVGNMLCGLVGALPMTGVIVRSSANVQAGASTRFSTIFHGLWLLAFVLLLSSLLQSIPVASLAGVLVYTGFKLVDLKVFRGLGRYGRMPMFTYAATALAIIFTDLLTGVLIGFGLTLVKLALRASRLKISLIDLPGDGEMELRLVGAATFLKVPALTQVLGTIPAGARVHVPLNNLSYIDHSCLELLEEWGRANAAKGSRLLIESRGLKRRLEGRVRTTVGVGSAG
- a CDS encoding carbonic anhydrase translates to MSDKDKQPLAASASAPPEAETADAALQHIVDGFLHFHHEVFPQQEELFKKLATAQSPRAMFITCADSRIVPELITHSSPGDLFVTRNVGNVVPPYGQMNGGVSTAIEYAVLALGVQHIIICGHSDCGAMRAVLNPASLEKMPTVKAWLQHAEVAKTMVHDNCNCTDEKETMHVLTEENVIAQLQHLRTHPSVASRMANGQLFIHGWVYDIETSKIKAYDAEQGDFLPLDGSRPIPVATPKARF
- a CDS encoding PA0069 family radical SAM protein — translated: MNTPLPPRGRGTATSPHNRFAPNRSVAQDDGWYQEAPLTQGTEVRIETAKTIITRNNSPDLPFDRSINPYRGCEHGCIYCYARPSHAYWDLSPGLDFETRLIAKSNAADVLEEQLSKRGYQCAPINLGSNTDPYQPIEREHRITRKTLEVLLRYRHPVTIITKGSLILRDLDLLAELAEQRLVAVMISLTTLDDELKRILEPRAAAPKARLRAIRVMREAGIPVGVLCSPMIPMINDCELESLLTEAHAAGAQSAAYMMLRLPLEVAPLFEEWLAAHYPQRATHVLSLIRQSRGGELYDSRFGSRMRGEGPFADLLAQRFAKTIKRLGLNRREGFNLDCTAFCPPGRQMSLI
- a CDS encoding tyrosine-protein phosphatase, with product MSSRFIPAMCLSLVALFNLTSAFADDTDVSHPSEWAQPVEVRYNLFQMSPTLYRSALPDGAAVPLLEKLGIATVITFLPESDSNWLAKPGIERVQLPYRTNHVDDADVIKALRAIQTAETKGPALMHCKHGSDRTGLMAAMYRVVVQGWSKEDALSEMTQGGFGDNKHFKDSIRYMMQADVDKLRTALANGDCSTSPFAACSMKNWFKSAHVE
- a CDS encoding YheV family putative zinc ribbon protein, translating into MSEVPVKTKKRFIAGAVCPACSEPDKLVMWSEDDTPHRECVACGYADTLNEQGLSVPKELGTRVNVTALKAPDAKVQAVQFFPNPKLKKKPDEQH